CCTGACGCCGTTTCTCTACCCACTGTCCTGGATTTTGCGAAAAGCATTCGACCTCGAACCGACCGAATACATCATTTCCTTTGCGATGTTCGCCGCGGCGTTCGTCATCAACGACCCGCATTTCGCCGTAACGTATTTTTTATTTTACAAAAACATCCGCGCACGAGCATTCGGAAACGAGTTTTCTGCAACGCAAAAAATTCGGTATTGGCTTGCCGGGTTCGTCGCACCGGTCGGGCTGATTGCTTGGGGCATTTCTGCCCTGGTTTTGCGATCGGCATATTCGATGGGTTTGATGATCCAGCTCATGTTTTTCCTGGTAGGCTGGCATTACGTCAAACAAGGGTTTGGCGTGTTCTCGGTCTTGTCGGCACGTCGAGGCGTACGTTTCGACAAAGCCGAGCGATGGGCCATTTTGGGACATTGTTATGCAGGTTGGATGTACGCGTGGGCGACGCCGCGGGACATTGGTCATACTTCGTCGGAAAAGGGAATTTGGTATGTGACACTGCCGCATCCACGAGGGCTCGATCAGGTCGCGACGGTTTTGTTTCTCGCGACCATCCCGCCGCTCGTGTGGGTCTTCGTGAGCAAGTGGAAACGCGACGGACGATTGCCCATTTTGACGCCGCTCACGGCGCTTTTGTGCAGCGTCTGGCCGTGGCTCATTTTTTCGAATGCCGATCCGCTGCTGCTCTACATGATCCCAGCGCTGCATTCGATCCAGTATTTGTATTTCGTTTGGCTGCTCGAAGGAAACAAGGCGCGCGAACGAGAAGGACCGCCGCATTTCGAGCGATCGGCGACGTCGCGCCTTTTGGGACTGGCCGTATCGGCGCTCGCGCTCGGTTGGTTCTTCTTTCACATCGGCCCGGAGATTTTCGACACGCTGATTGGTTCACGATTGGCGAAGGGCGAATTGGATCCGATTGGACCGACGCCGTGCTTCGCGGCGCTTTTCGCATTCGTGAACATCCACCACTACTGCATGGATGCGGTGATTTGGCGGCGCGAAAATCCGGAAACGCGGTATTTGCAGGTGCAGCGCAATCGACCGGCGTAATCGACGTTCAGGGCCCCGGTAGCCCTCGAAGCACGCGCTCGTGCCACAGCAACATTTCTGCCCCACCGGGACCTCGATTCCACGCGTAATCGTGCGGTCCGGGCGTCACGACGAGGTCGTGCGGAACGGACAAATCTTCGAGCGCCTTCGAGAGAGCTCGAACGGCCCCCAAAAACGGATCACCGTCGCTCGACACGAGGCGAATGGCGAGTTTTTTGCCGTGCGTCGCGCGCTTGGCCATCGCTGCAAACATGGGCGCCTCTTCGACTTTGATGGCAGGCTGCAAAGCTCCTACGGCGCCAAAGACATCGGCATGCAAAAAGCCGACGAGCAAGGCCAGGCGGCCTCCCATACTCACGCCATCGATTCCCGTGTTTTCTCGTGTGGACGAGCTCTTGCTTTCGGTCCGCGCGCGCGGAAGCAGCGATTCTCGCACGAATTGAGCAAATGGAGCTGCTCCGTTCGGCGAACGATCTTTCAGGTCGGGCGTATATGGACACGCCACGACGAGCCCTTCGTAGGGATTCTTTTTCAATGATTCATTGAGCCGCCCGAGTCTGTCCGGGAGAACCATTTCGCCAAGATCTGCCGCCGTGAGCGATCCTGCGCGCAGGCGCGTATCGAGTTTGTCGAGGCCATAATCATCACGCCAAGCTTTCGCGCCCACTTCGAGCCCTCGGCCGGATTCTCCGCGACCATGCAATGCAACGAGGACGGGCAAGGGATGCGATGACGGCGGCACGAGCAAAAGGGCACGTTGCTCGTCGGGGGGCGGAAACGAAAGGTCACGCCACCGGCCATCCGCCGTCGAAGTGGGAGGAGCGGATTTTCGGCAGCCAGCCAATGAAAGCCCACCAAGGGCTGCAAGGAGGTTGCGACGAGTTAGCAGGAGCGAGTCGGCGGAACGCAATGTGCGTGCATTGTGACAGACGAAAAGAATGATGCCAAGTTCGGTACATCGCGGTTGCGCGGAATCGACATTCCAGGCATCATCGAAGAGCACGCTTGCTTGGAGGTTTTCATGCATCACGCCAAACAATTGGGAATTCGTCTTGCGTCACTTCTTTTTGCTACGGGCCTCGCCAGCGCGTCTGCAATCATTGGATGCGGGAGCGAAGTGTCGGAGGGGGGATCGACGTCCGGCAGTGGGGGCAGCGGGTCCGGATCGAGCGGATCGAGCGGATCGAGCTCGGGTGCACCGATGTGCTTTTCGGGAGACGCGCCAGTCCGGCAATGCTTCACGCTGGAACAATTGGAAAATGCGCTCAATTTTCCGCCCGGCGAACCGCTCGATCCCGACGCGGGTCCGCCTGACGGCGGATACGTCATGTTCACGGAATGCCCCGACCCCTCGATGGCGCGAAACGGGTGTTGCAATCCCGGCGTGGCGGGTCCGGAAATCGAAGGGGATCTTTGTTGTTATTACTTCTGCGAGGGACCGTGCTGCGGCCGAGCCTTTACCATTGATGGTCATGCGCGCGTCGCCGATACGACCGAGCGCGACGATTGGTGTGCAGATTGGTCGTCCGAGACAAACGACATCGATGACGTCACGCGCGGGGCGCTCGCGGATGCGTGGCGCGCGGATGCGCAAATGGAGCATGCTTCGGTGGCGTCGTTTGCGCGGTTCACGCTGGAGCTCTTGGCGCTCGGTGCGCCGGCCGATCTCGTCGCGGCATCGCAATTGGCGTCGCTCGACGAAGTGGAGCATGCGCGGCTTTGTTTTGCGCTGGCGTCGCGTTTTTCGGGACAAGCTCACGGGCCAGGGCCGCTCGATATGGCGGGCGCATTGCGAGGGACTTCGCTTGCCGAATGCGCGGGTTTTGCGGTGATCGAGGGTTGCATTGGAGAAACCATTGCGGCGCTGACGGCGCGCGCGCAGCTCGATGTGGCGAAAGACGAGGACGCACGGCGGGCGCTTTTGCGCATTGCGGAGGACGAAGAGGCGCACGCGGCATTGGCGTGGCGATTCGTGGCGTGGGCGCTATCGATGGGAGGTGCGCCGGTGCGAGCGGCGGTGGCTCGAGCGTTCGACGAGGGAATGCGGAAGGTGCGAGCACACCGGAATGCCGATGCGGTGGGCATTGATGAAGTTGCGTGGCGGCATTTTGGAAGGCTGACGGCTGCGGAAATGGATCGCGCTACGGCGGATGCGCTGGAGGAAGCGATTGCACCGAATGCGCGGCTGCTTTTGGAACAGGCTGGGACGATTGCGGAAAAGCGGACGCGTCAGGCGCTTTCCGCGGAATCGAATACATTCGCGTAGACCTGGTCCACGTCGATTTCGCAGTCGATTGCAGAAAGCGCAACGCGCTGTCCAGCCTCGTACGTACGCAGAACCCACGATCCATCATCCTGCCGCGTGAATACCTCGCCAAGCCTGCGGAGCGAGCGCAGTAATGCCGACGGCGGGATCGTTTGGATGCAGCAAATTATCGCCGCGACCATGGGTCGGCGGTTTTAGATTCCGACAGCACCTTCCACCACGATACGCGAGATTGGCCAGGATGCTGGCGGTTATCACCACTCACATTCAGGACGCCCGCACACAACGGACCTGACATTCTTGGATACCTCGCCCTGACGTGGGGACGCAGATGCGCATGTCCGAGGTGCGAATCGAGCCCGTCGGCCATGCGAGTCATTTCAGAACGCGGACCATCCCTACGGCGACCGCGTCTGTGCTCATACGACCATCCCGACTTGGCAAGATCCCGCCATTGGCGACCCGCAAGTGAACGCTCCTCGTGACGCTTGGTCGGACGCAGGACTCCTCTTCGGTGCAGACAGGATTCGTTCAGCGGCGCTGGCCATACGAGAAAGTGTCGCACACAACCCGGCGACTGTCCAGCAGAAAACCGCGCAAACAGGAAGAAATTGGTTCGTCCGAGTATACCATTGCGTCGTCTAATTCGACGGCATCCGCAATGATTTTGCAATGGCGTTACGATGCGCCCAACGCCGAAATCACATCCCCAGCCAAGGCCCAGGATCCTCCGGTACCGATCCGCGCCGAATCTCGAAATACACCGCCTCGCTCTGTCCCGCCGACGGCGACGTGCCCACACGCGCCCCCGCCGCAATCTTGTCGCCCACTCGAGCATCCGTTCCGCCAAGATTCGCGTATACGCTGTAATAACGATCACCATGATCCACAATGACCGTTAGACCGTACGCATCATAACGATCGGCAAACACGACATGGCCAGCCGCCACACTACGCACAGCGGCTGCAAGCTGAGTCACAAGCTCGATGCCGCTCACCCCATGCCTGTTCGACCGACGAACTTCAGCTCGGCCGGCCACGGGGAAATGTAGGCGCCCTTTCTGTGCGGCAAAGTCAAGGCGCGTGTCACCGTCGCGAGGCCCCGAGTCCGCTCCGTAAATCGCTACGTAGTCGGGCCTCGTCGACGATTCGAACGCCCGAGCAAACGCGGCTCGTCGCTCTTCCTCGGCATCGAGCGCTCGTTTGGCGCGCAGCATGGCCTCGCGCTGCACGTCGAGCGGTGCTCGTTCGGCAGCGAGGCGTTCGAGACGCTGGCGAATCACGTCTTTTCGTTTGATGAGATCAGCTTCTTGCGCGATGTCGCGTTCGAGAGCCCGGCGTACTCGCTCGACTTTCGCCGCGTGATCGACGAGTGCATCGAAACCTTCGCCCACGGGCAAAAGGCCCGCATGCACGTGGCGGTAATAAGCTCGGCCACGCGCGAGCATGCGTTTGCGCACGGTTTCGAGGCGCGGATCGATCGTCACGAGCTCAGCTTGGAGAGCTCGCTGTTCGTCGTCGATTCGCAAGATCAAGCGCTCGAAATCCGAAACGGCGTGAGACGCACGCACAGGCGATCCATCGATCGGGCTGCTCCCGCTCGCAGCGCTCGAGACGAGCGCCAGCAGCATCACCAAAGCGAACGATGTACGACGTTTCATGTCACACGGGCCCCATCCGGCGGAGGCTGACGAGTGCGGTGGTCGCACCGAGGAGTCCGCCGAGCAACACGAATCCCACGCTGACGGTCCAAGGCAAAAACGAAGGCGAAAGGCCGAGCAAGTTCGCAAGCTCCTGATCGAAGCGACCTCGAACGAGCATGAAGAGCATGCCAAGCAGCGCAATTGCCGCCGCAGCGCCCGCTGCTCCCTGCATGGCTCCTTCGATCACGAACGGTTGGCGCACAAACGAGTTTGTCGCTCCAACCAAGCGTAGCACTTCGACTTCGATGCGACGCCGGCTGAGGAGCAGGCGCATCGTGGAGCTGATGACGCTGAAGACGGCGCACATGACGACGATCGCCAGCGCAGCACTCGCGGTGACGCCGCCGCTCAACAGCGACGAGAGGCGTTCGGTCCAGCGCCTGTACGTCTCGACGGTCTCGACCGCTGGAAGCGCTTGGAGCTTGAGCGCGATGGCTTGCAAGTCTTGATCGGCGACTTCGTCGGTGAATCCAAGCTCGAGCGACGCGGGAAACGCGCTTGCAGGAAGCGACGCAAGGGCCGAGTCCGTCTCGTCCACGACGACTTCGCGACGCGCCTGCGCGCTCGTGACGTGACGAACGCGCCGGATTCCTTGGGTTTTTTCGAGCGCTGCGATGAGCTCGGTGACTTCCTGGTCCGTCGCGTTGTCGCGCAGATACACCGTGGCTCGGCCCGCGTGAGACCAACGCTCGCGCACGGCGGAAAGGTTTGTCACGACGAGCAGCGATGCTGCGAGACAAACGAAGGCGACGGCCAGAGAAAAAATCGTGTGCAGGTGGGTGCGCATGTCACCGCGCCCAGGTCGCCAGGCTCGCATCGGCACGCGCACGCTGTATCGATCATTCGACATGAAACTACTCCCTACGCCACCAAGTTGAGCGCGAGGTGTTCGCCCGAATCTTCGGCGCCGAGCCCATTCGGTGCATCGGTGGCTTTACCGTCTTCGAGCACGATCACGCGACGCGGGCGCACATCGAGCAGCGTGCGATCGTGCGTCGCAAAGAGAACGGTAGCGCCCGTTTCGTGGATGTCCTCGAAGAGCCCGAGGATGTCGAAGGCGAGTTGAGGATCGAGGTTGCCCGTGGGTTCGTCCGCGAGAATGAGCGCCGGTTCTCCGACGATGGCTCGGGCGATCGCCACGCGTTGTTGCTCGCCGCCCGACAAGCGTTTGGCTTGTTCGTCACCGCGTCCAGCGAGACCAACGCGCTCGAGCGCTTCGCCCACGCGTGCTCGGACGAGCTTTGGAGGCAAGCCGACGACTTCGAGCGCGACGGCGACGTTGTCCGCGACAGTCCAGCTCGGAACGAGCTTGAAGTCTTGGAAGACGTAGCCGATGTTGCGTCGCAGGGCTGGGATTGCTTCTTCTTTGAGGCGACTGATGTCGCGACCGAGAAACAGAATGCGACCTTCGTCCGCCTGCTCGATCCGATGCACGAGCCGCAATAAGGTGCTCTTGCCCGAGCCCGAAGGCCCCGTGATGAAGACGAACTCACCCCGCTCGATCGTGAGCGACATACCCTTGAGCACGGGTTGGTCGGAGCGGTACGCCTTGTGGACATCCTCGAAGACGAGGATGGGTCGAGGTGCTGCCAGAGGATCGAATCGATGCCCTGGTCTGAGAGCCGGTCGAAACAGGTTGCGCGGAGAAAAAGCCGCCATGAGGGCGATAGCTACCAGGGCCCGTAAAAGTGGAAAACTTTTCGGCCAACGAGGGCGCAACAGCGCGTAACGAAGCCCGATGCCGCTACGAATCGTCTTCTTCGGATTGCCGCTCGCCGCGCTGCTTCTCGCGCATGACGGTCACTCGATCGAGCTGTGTGCCGTGTGCCGAAAAGACGCGCTCGGGCTTCGTCGTGCCAGGCGCGTTTTCGGCAACGACCGCGTGGTCGTGAAGCCGAGGACAAACGATGCGGCACTTCGCGCGCGCGTCGGGGCCATCGCGCCTGACCTCGTCGTGAGCTGGTTTTGGACGACGCGCTTGCCCATGGAGAT
This genomic window from Polyangiaceae bacterium contains:
- a CDS encoding esterase; translated protein: MHENLQASVLFDDAWNVDSAQPRCTELGIILFVCHNARTLRSADSLLLTRRNLLAALGGLSLAGCRKSAPPTSTADGRWRDLSFPPPDEQRALLLVPPSSHPLPVLVALHGRGESGRGLEVGAKAWRDDYGLDKLDTRLRAGSLTAADLGEMVLPDRLGRLNESLKKNPYEGLVVACPYTPDLKDRSPNGAAPFAQFVRESLLPRARTESKSSSTRENTGIDGVSMGGRLALLVGFLHADVFGAVGALQPAIKVEEAPMFAAMAKRATHGKKLAIRLVSSDGDPFLGAVRALSKALEDLSVPHDLVVTPGPHDYAWNRGPGGAEMLLWHERVLRGLPGP
- a CDS encoding ferritin-like domain-containing protein, with product MTDEKNDAKFGTSRLRGIDIPGIIEEHACLEVFMHHAKQLGIRLASLLFATGLASASAIIGCGSEVSEGGSTSGSGGSGSGSSGSSGSSSGAPMCFSGDAPVRQCFTLEQLENALNFPPGEPLDPDAGPPDGGYVMFTECPDPSMARNGCCNPGVAGPEIEGDLCCYYFCEGPCCGRAFTIDGHARVADTTERDDWCADWSSETNDIDDVTRGALADAWRADAQMEHASVASFARFTLELLALGAPADLVAASQLASLDEVEHARLCFALASRFSGQAHGPGPLDMAGALRGTSLAECAGFAVIEGCIGETIAALTARAQLDVAKDEDARRALLRIAEDEEAHAALAWRFVAWALSMGGAPVRAAVARAFDEGMRKVRAHRNADAVGIDEVAWRHFGRLTAAEMDRATADALEEAIAPNARLLLEQAGTIAEKRTRQALSAESNTFA
- a CDS encoding peptidoglycan DD-metalloendopeptidase family protein — translated: MKRRTSFALVMLLALVSSAASGSSPIDGSPVRASHAVSDFERLILRIDDEQRALQAELVTIDPRLETVRKRMLARGRAYYRHVHAGLLPVGEGFDALVDHAAKVERVRRALERDIAQEADLIKRKDVIRQRLERLAAERAPLDVQREAMLRAKRALDAEEERRAAFARAFESSTRPDYVAIYGADSGPRDGDTRLDFAAQKGRLHFPVAGRAEVRRSNRHGVSGIELVTQLAAAVRSVAAGHVVFADRYDAYGLTVIVDHGDRYYSVYANLGGTDARVGDKIAAGARVGTSPSAGQSEAVYFEIRRGSVPEDPGPWLGM
- a CDS encoding ABC transporter permease; this encodes MSNDRYSVRVPMRAWRPGRGDMRTHLHTIFSLAVAFVCLAASLLVVTNLSAVRERWSHAGRATVYLRDNATDQEVTELIAALEKTQGIRRVRHVTSAQARREVVVDETDSALASLPASAFPASLELGFTDEVADQDLQAIALKLQALPAVETVETYRRWTERLSSLLSGGVTASAALAIVVMCAVFSVISSTMRLLLSRRRIEVEVLRLVGATNSFVRQPFVIEGAMQGAAGAAAAIALLGMLFMLVRGRFDQELANLLGLSPSFLPWTVSVGFVLLGGLLGATTALVSLRRMGPV
- the ftsE gene encoding cell division ATP-binding protein FtsE, which encodes MAAFSPRNLFRPALRPGHRFDPLAAPRPILVFEDVHKAYRSDQPVLKGMSLTIERGEFVFITGPSGSGKSTLLRLVHRIEQADEGRILFLGRDISRLKEEAIPALRRNIGYVFQDFKLVPSWTVADNVAVALEVVGLPPKLVRARVGEALERVGLAGRGDEQAKRLSGGEQQRVAIARAIVGEPALILADEPTGNLDPQLAFDILGLFEDIHETGATVLFATHDRTLLDVRPRRVIVLEDGKATDAPNGLGAEDSGEHLALNLVA